The Juglans regia cultivar Chandler chromosome 6, Walnut 2.0, whole genome shotgun sequence genome contains the following window.
CCGGGTTGCGCCTCCACGCCGGTAGCCCTCTACGGCTCCTTccgtatctctctctctctctcttttccctctgcAACAAACCGAATGTCCCTTGTTCGCTCTGCCCCCCGCCGTCCCAGCCATAGCCAGGCTACACGCCGCAAGCCGGTTTCTGCGCCTCCGTACGTCACTCCTGGCCGATCGACCACGAGTTTCCGCCGTTAAGCTCCTCGGTTCCCTTCTCTGTCTTCCTCTATAGCCCTTTCTTTTTGAACCAGAGGTTGCTACTGAAAAGTtgtttactttttcattattttttaaagtggtATCAGTAtcatttacttatatttttttccttccaggCTGACCATTTCCTTCCTCTATTGCATTTAGCATCCTTGGATTTGTCACTGTTGGGGTAGCAAACGAAGGATCTTGAGGTCCTCCTATCTAGGAAagggaagtttgagaaaatgaaTCCTTTTCCCAAACAACCTTTGTTTTGCCTGAAATTTCCTTGGGACAACCATCAAAATCCAAGAAATGCCAACATCTGCAGCTTTGAGGGTCCGTGGGTATTCAAATCCATGCAGAGTCTTGGATCTGCTGCTTTCAATTTTGTCAGCTCCGTTTCAAAATCCTCGTATCCATGGATGGGTACCTTTAAGCCTTTCCAATTGGATGCTGGAACCAATCAAAGTCAGAGTTTGAAGTCAAGAAAGATCTTGACTCCTGAAGAGCAAGGAGAGGCAGAGCATAGAGCGTTTGCTGCAGCTTTGGCAACAGGGAAAGAGGCTACAGTGATTGAGTTTTACTCACCAAAATGCAGACTGTGCAATTCTTTAGTTAACTTTGTTTCCGAGGTGGAGGGCAGAAACTCAGATTGGCTCAACGTTGTGATGGCAGATGCAGAAAATGAGAGATGGTTGCCTGAGGTACCCTACGTTCCTTccgttttaattatattttcctgTTTTTGGTTTTCATAGCTTGGCTGATTTTTGCTGAGCAATTGCTGGTTCTCCTGGGGGTGGTGTCCCCACTCCCTATGACTTGTTGCAATTTTTAACTACAACAGTAACTGTAGTTTTTTCTTATAAGTAGAGGAAAATATCTCGTATTAGCCCATCTATTCACTTCTGTGTTTGAACTCTTCCAATTGCCTGAGAGGCCATTGATCACTCCTCCTAACATTCCTGTAATGCAGTTCTCCTTAATAGCTGAAACATATTTGGGTTAGGTTTAATGCAGTTCTCCTTAACAGCTGAAGCATATTTGAGTTAGGTTTAATGTATAGTCACCGCATTGTTGGATTTTTCTTACATTGATCTGTTTGTGTTGAAGAGTAATATACTAGCTTTAACGTCTTCGTGTCACGATCTTGCCCTTGCCCTTTGAAACGGATATAACAAGTCTAGTATGACTCTGTCGCTATGTCTCATATGTTTTCCAGATGAAGAAAGTTCTGATGGCTGATATGATTGTTAAATGCGTTGGCAAAATGTTAAACAAGAGGAAACACTTTTATCTGTTGGGGACGACTAAGATTTAGGATTATTGTTCTTGTATTGTAGGATTTATGCATTAACTTGGTATTGATTTCTCAActtgttttattatatttgtagcTATTTTGTTTATGATATTGGCTGCAATCTTGTATGTGGAAATGCTATGGAAACCCATGTCTTGATTCAATTTCCAAGCAGCATTGCTTGCAACGCTCATGTTTAGCCAGCTGAAATATGGGTTTGAATTAGGGTCAATCAGCGTTCCTTTTTCAGCATAAGCAAAGATGTTAGGGTGATATGGCTGGTGgaggtttttattattttggagtATGACAAACAGCTGAACAACTTTTTAATTCCTTATAAAAAACTGTTTAATTTCATTAGATTAATATAAATTTCCAACTGTCTCTGTTTCCTTCTTTCATAGGAAGTTAAGTGCCTGGAATTCCCAACATTGTTTGGTTCCCCCATGATATGAATTGATTAGTATATGGCTTTAGATGATTTTTATATCCTTATTCCTTGTCAATGCAGCTTCTTCATTATGATATCAGATATGTTCCTTGCTTTGTGCTGCTGGACCAGAAAGGGAGGGCACTAGCCAAAACAGGTGTTCCAAGCAGTCGTTTACATGTAGTAGCGGGTCTCTCACATCTTCTCAAAATGAAACGTTCCCAGAAAAATAATCACTAGTTTCGCATTGTGCCCATTTgtaagcagcagcagcagcatgtAATGTTTCCAACTGATTGGAATAAAGATGGTGAGTGGGTCATTATGGATACACTTCCACACGGAGTCCTCATTTGGATATGGACACAGACAATTGCAAACCTCCACATATATGTGGCTTTTGGTTAGGTCTGGTTCTGATGAAAACGACGAATAGACAGTTGCCACTTCAGCAAAACGACAACATATAGCAACCAGacagattttaaataaaaaaacctccGATTCTCAAATACCaattcttattaaaatattctaaatatgaaaaaaaaaaaaactaaaattaaagatgttaaCTTGGTAGAAGCAATAAATACTCCGTTAAATTTCCAAACATTTGATTTGAAAACAATGGTGGAAAGTAAAGAGATTTACGTGATTAGACATCTTTTGATCCAGTATTGGCttcaaatattcatataattactGAAAGAAAATGGCCTTGCAATCCAGGAGATGCATTCCATATAGAACAGGGAAGAGAAGAGAGTGCAATGGAACATCAAGATTAATGGAGATAGCCAATCTTGCCATATCATGAGCCACCGTATTAGCAAAGGAATGGATGTTGTTAACTTCCTCTGTATTCCAACACAAAATCGAATCCCACCAGGGGGGATCAAGGTGGTGGTAGTCTGGCTATCCTGTGCATACAAAAGGAATACGATTTCAAAATCTCAGCGACAACGGTCTGATCGGAGTGGATGGCCATATCAATCTAGACTTTTAGGAACCTGTATAGAGGGGGTGAACGCCAATGGGAGATTATTGGATGATTTCAGGCCATTCAACAAAGTGTTGCAGAGACTGGATGTGCTCGATGCCAAGGATAGAGCATCGAGGAGGACGTGTTCATGAACCACTTGATTCCATTCGCTCCATATATTGTCCATGGCATTAGCTGCAAAGAGaatagaaatattatgagtCGTTTCCAAGATTGACTGAAATCCATTCaactatttatattcaaatgcTAGAAAATGTCGATGTTCAGCGTCCAAGGATGGCAGGATAAGTTATTGGTCCACTTTCTTAGTGGTCTTATAAAGTGCAGGTTTCTCACCCCCGAGCCCCCATAATTTCTTCTGTGTCTCTCCTAACATTCTCCCCCTTCTGCCTGCATTCTCTCCTACCAAATTCACTCTACCCCTACAAACCTGCCCTATCCCTCTAAACTCCAACCAAATCTTACCAAACCTTCCTCTTACCCTGATTCCCCTAGCAAGGGTCTCATCTCTTTCTCTACCTTCCCCAGGCCCAGCACTTGTACAtacctaaactcatctcatcaaaCCCCCGTGTGATCAGAGACAGTCACCCCCTCCCCCCTATAAGAGATGCAGAATGGGGGCTCGCTCACAGAGAACTATTACATTCTACTATATAGAGATCAAACTTAAATAGCTGCGTATTACAAAACATCCCCCCATATACTTCCCATAGTAGAAATATATTCTCCATAACATTCCCCCTCAATCTGGACCATATGTACAAGCCCAACTTGCAAGAAACAAGCAAACTAAAACAGTAAAAacatacagaaaaaaaaaatctactacCTCCCCCTCAAGCTGGAGGGGAGCAAACAATGacataaaaaaaccaaacagaAAGAAATCGTATTGATAAAGTCCCACAACTGGCTAATTGTTTTGAGAACAGGATTCACATCAGAAAGAAATCGTCagcagaaagaaagaacaagtaGGATAATTTTTTGACAAGTTGaatcattttcataaaaactaaCAGAAGGAACTCCAAGCTGAATAGAAAGCAACCACCAATAAGGGAAAAATGTACCTCTTCTATTTTTTAAGATGAACTAAAGAAGACTATGAgcagccaagaaaaaaaaacagtagaGCCATCTGCCTGGAAGGATTTAATAGACAGGAACAATGGCTTCACAAAGGGAGATAGATCTAGAACTCAATTCACAAAGGGAGTTCAAAGCAAAAAGAGAATGGATGTGAAATGCTGGTAGAGGAACAATGGCTGTGATGCTAGCCTCAGCAGATAAAATATCAATTATAGCCTTAACGTTTAAactcaatgaaataatttttccacTACGAGCTCAAAATGAGTAAGCTAGACGATGTTATAAAGTAGGCAcgtaaataaatatacaaatcgTCCATTCCTTTCTTATTAAATTGGGCCAGTAGACAACAGTTACATGAGACAACTAGGACCACCACAACAATGCTCTGGATTGGGGAGGACATCATGCGGGAAAACAATAACATATAGAAGATTTGATTTCTCATTCCACACCCAGTATTTAGTAACAGAAAAAGTTTACCTATTAAGCAGTTCTTGGATCATATTCCTACCATCAGCAAGTGGGTTCGTGTAGCAAACTTCCATAGCAAAAATGTTTTGCATGGCATCCACAGTCATCTCCATTTCTGCAAGGTGTTCTTTCCCCAATTGCCAAACAGCTTTCCCATCAATCACTCTAGCAATGACAGTCTGCCAAGATGAAAGAAGTACCTCATTGAGCCATACATTCTCAACACGTGAGAAGCAATATGATTAGAAGATAACAGATAATTCAAGACAGTTAATTCAACAAGACTTGTCAAAATTTGTGCAAAGAAGAGGAATGATCAACTCAGAATGCCTCTCTTTTGTACACAAACTTAGTTGCACCCCTTCGCACTTTTTAATAAGATGGACTGACAAATAAAGATCAACCAGAATGCATGCAAACAGCCAGGACAATAACAATAAGACTAATAACAACTTCTCAAGCAAAAGTAAATCATCTAGACTAATCATCACTTAGCcaaattaaaaaatgcaaaaaattttTGCATAAAGGGCACTCAGGCAGAGCATGTGAAATTGTGAATTTGATATGCTTAGTTTGTCAAAACATTTATGAAAGTAACATCCCCACAACGGTAAGAAAGccttggtttcattttttttatacagtaTATTCATCCCACTTTACATCAGCAGCTAATGTAACATTCTGCAATAGGTGGGTAACAAGGTTTAAACCTAAATTCCCAGAAATCATAACCAGATCATTCCACCTCCATTAGTGTTCAATTATCCAGTCACAAGTCATATAACCATTCTATCTGTAAGGAAGTAACAGAACTTTATTCTGTAAGCAGTTAAAAATTGGATGTAAACTGACCCAGGATGAGCTAAAGGAAGCATTTAAAATCATGAACTTAAGAAGGCTCTCATCCAAGGCACTAAGGGCATTATCTGAACTGGTAGAAACAGCAAGGTCTTGATAAGAAGAATCAAACATTGACCCAAAGTTCTTCACTGTAATTCTATCATGGTTTTTGAAAATCCTCTCAAGATGATGAATGGCAGAGCTGCAGGCACTGTCATCTATCCCAGCCCACTTATGAGTCCAGTGGCTGCTTTCAAAAGCTCGCTGTGGGAGTTTTTCATGCAGCCGAAGCATGGTAGATGCTCTTTGGGCATTAGCCCAGCAACGACAAGATGACGACCCATCATCTACAGGgggaaataatatataaaaaccaAAAGGAGATCAAGATCATACAAAAGAAAGTACGATGATAACAGCAGATAAGTCACTTGCAAAGCTGAGAACTCATGGAAAGTGAAGATTGCAACTTGCTaggaattttatttatgcagTAATCACAGGAAGAAAAGGCTTGCTTCTGAATATTACCCAGCGGTCACTGAAaaatcaacaatataaaaaatgtaacaaTTAGCATAAACATCTTGTATGCCCCactatatattattcattttgataGGAAGCGTATGATGCAGAGAATTTGGTCTTGCCTCTCCATGTTAATACCAATGAGATTGAACCCAGGAACGACAACGTTCAATAGGAGACAGTTTCAGATTATGAATAGAGTACACAGATGAATTGCAGATTGAGTTTTTTCACATATCCTTTTTTCTTAAAGGAGATAAGGTAACCctaaaattatttgagatgtTCCACGATGAGATCCAAATTCGTTtcaccttttgaaaaaaaaggaaaacttcAATTCAATATACTTTGATGAATTCAAATAACTGCATCTTACTCTCCCCAATTGCATTTTCATACACTAGGTATTAGAGGTTCAATCTTTAGCTTTGTATCGTAACTACACAACTACAAAGCTCTCAGTCATTTCAAGTAGGTATATGCATTCAAAAAATGCAAATGATGCATAACAGCAAAAACACTACCGCGTCATATTAACATATGCCCAAAATTCCTATGATCTGAAGAACCTAACCAAATGTAACAAGGAATGCAAAGAAcaataaatggaaaaaagacAGATGAAGAGAGGCCTAAATGGTAAGGCACAAGACCATGTCACCAAAACTAGCTGGTGCACAGAACCCAAAAGGCTTGCCCTGGATATGGGAAGTGGACAGTAGTGTCAAGCAGCCACTGCTTTCATAACATTGACTAGACCTTAACTCTCCACAATCTCAACATCTTAAAATTAGACAAAAATAGACAAATAACATACCTAAAACGAAACAAGCAAGGGGAATGTCAACAACAGGTGGCCTGGACGCAGCTTTTGATAGTAAACCATCATATTTTACCTTCTCCAGAACCAGTAAATGGATTGCAACAACCTGCAATGACcaaaaggtaaatcacaattcACAGCCCTAACAGAAAACGAGTGCACTTCATCCATCAGGAACAAGAACCTTTTGAAACGGAGGAAAAATTAACCTGCATATAAATCATGTCAATACTAAGATATCAACTTACCCTGCAGTGAAACCGCATTGGCTTGCAATCTGAGCACTGACTCAATTCTGAAAACTGACCAGAAGAAACAGTATCTGGAGAAGCATTGCTGTAAACATCTGGTATAGGCTGAAAACTAAGATAGCTGTCACTGTATGGTCCACTGACAGCACGGATGGAGTTGATTACAATATATGTTACGGGAGTCAACATAAATCTATTCTTGCTCCTGAAGCCAAGGAACAAAGTTAAATTAAGTATGTGAGTACATATGACTTCAATAGATAGAGCTTGGGCCACAACTTCAAATTTGCcattttggaaaaaattatttatttgatcgataattttgataaaaaattatgattatggAACAGTTATCTCTCTCACCactgacaaaaataaataaagaaagatctTAGAGCCACTACTTTAAGTCTACAACAGGAATAGATAAAGAAATCCATCTCGAACCTCATTTAATTTAACAATTACACTTCTCTCTTCTCACTCTGTTGACTCAGttcatttttgtattatttttgataggtaaaaatGAGGGGTGCAACATGAGGACTACTCAAGAGGTCActcatcctagtactactctcgcccaagcacgcttaattgcggagttctgatgggatccagtgcatttgtgctggtatgatcgcaccctcATTTTTGTATTCTGAGGCAATGACAATCCCACCATATTTGCTTCTTCAAACTAACCCATTAACCATAATTCCATTTGCAATATACAATTTCCCCAATCATAGACCATTGCACGTTCTGCAAAGCAGAGGCTAGGAGGCAAACAGAAACCAGATTCATagaaataaaagcaaaataacACAAACATTTGAAAAAGGAACCACAGGCACTAAAAAGAAAGGACAATTCAATCTATAATATCAAATCACAACAGAACTAAGTGCATACCCCAGTTCAAGAACCCGATGAAACGTTGCATATGTTCCAGGTCCGAATCCAATAGGACAAGCATGCTTATTCAGGGAA
Protein-coding sequences here:
- the LOC109010306 gene encoding thioredoxin-like protein HCF164, chloroplastic, whose translation is MNPFPKQPLFCLKFPWDNHQNPRNANICSFEGPWVFKSMQSLGSAAFNFVSSVSKSSYPWMGTFKPFQLDAGTNQSQSLKSRKILTPEEQGEAEHRAFAAALATGKEATVIEFYSPKCRLCNSLVNFVSEVEGRNSDWLNVVMADAENERWLPELLHYDIRYVPCFVLLDQKGRALAKTGVPSSRLHVVAGLSHLLKMKRSQKNNH